TCATCCCTTATATATTTCCTTGTTCCATAAAGTCGATTAGGTAAAGTCGATTAGAGTAAAACCCCAAAACCCAGAACTGATTTGAGCGAAGATTAGGGTAAATATTCAATTCAAGTTTCGGTTAGAGGTAGATTACCCATCTATTTTTGattatatatgattattatgtgtatatatgtatacaaGTGAAAGTTTTTGATTATATATTGGATTATGTATTCTTAATTTTTGTTTGATTAAAGCTCCTGTGTTTGGTTAGATTAGTAGAATTTTTGAATTAGTGGAATTAAGATATGGTTTTGGTCAAAGACAATACAAAATTTTGATATGGATTCTCAGGATTTGTTGTTCACATGTCTGAAACTGAAGTTGACCTGGTAGCTCAAGTACCAGGAGTAGTATCTGTGTTTCAGAACAGAATGTTGAAACTCCACACCACCAGGTCGTGGTCTTTTCTCGAGAATCAGGAGTTGCTTGCTACTTCTACATTCACGAATTCCACTGATA
This sequence is a window from Apium graveolens cultivar Ventura chromosome 9, ASM990537v1, whole genome shotgun sequence. Protein-coding genes within it:
- the LOC141687441 gene encoding subtilisin-like protease SBT4.12; the protein is MSETEVDLVAQVPGVVSVFQNRMLKLHTTRSWSFLENQELLATSTFTNSTDKGADVIIGVVDSGVWPESKSFNDQGFPQVSAPILLTSI